From Candidatus Polarisedimenticolaceae bacterium:
CGAACCGGAACGCGCCGATGTGAATCGCGATCCGCGACCTTCCGTCGTAGGAGTTCTGGATCTTGAGACACGGGCAGATCTCGCCGTAGCCCCTGACGAGCTTTGCAAGGGCTGGAAACTTGTAGATGGCACGAAGTCGTGCGCCCCCGCGGTCGACGAAGACGCCCCGAGGAACCGAACCGAGATCGATCGTCTGAATCGCCTGTTCGACCAAGTCGAGGATCGCCTGGTGCCGAATGAGTCTGTAACGTTCGGAGACAACGGCGAGGACTGTGCCGGTGTCGAGCCGTGCTACGGCAAGACGACGCGGAATCTGCTCGTACCGACCTCCGTCTTGTCGATACAGTCGCACCATGCTGACCGGAAAGTCAGCCGGGTGGCCTCGGGTCACGTCTTGATTGATGTGTGCGGACAAGTCGACCGGTGCTCGAGACATTGGAAACCCTCCTTCGGATTGTTGAAAGGACTGCTTTGCAGCGTAGCGAGCCTGCATTCCTAGGAAAGGAGGGGGAATCTGCCGCACCGGAGGACTCGAGCTCAGCGCGCGATACGCGCCGGGGGTCCTCAGGCCCAGCGCAGCTTCGGGCTACGAATAGATGACTCGACCTGGCGGCTGCGGAATGTCGACCAGGAACATCGTCAGGCGCTCGAGGGCCGCCTCCCAGCAGTCGACCGCTTCGTCACGCGAGGGGAGAGTTCCGGTTTCAATCCACACCGTGATCGAGAATCCGTCGCAGGTTGCGTCGAGAAACCTGGCGCCTTCGAGCTCCCAGTGAAAGAGCACAGGCCGTTCAAGTCGACTACGAACCAGCTCATGACTGAAGTTGAAGAACACCGCGAATGCATACCGTGCGTCAGCGACTAGCTCCGGGTAGTTGTGAGCGAACTCGAGGTAGCCCTTCGCCCAGTGCCCGCCGCTCTCATCGCGATTGAACGCTTTCTCGCAGCCGATCGTAAAGAACGCAGTCCCCTTCGCATTGATCGAAGAGATCGCGTTCGAAAGGGCAGGATCGTCGGTAGCCTCGGGGATGTACCGCCCTGCGTCCGGGATCCCCTTGAGCGGTTTGAAACCGTAGTTTGACGGAACTCCTACTCTCTCCACACCAGGATAGGGAATGGCTTTCCCACGATGTCTTATCGTTAGGATGAGGCTGGTGGGCGTCTCCTGCACCTGTTCCTCGTCCAACAATGCCTCCTCCAGTACTTGCGACTCTCCAGGGCGAGAGCACGGGACTCAAAAGAAAAAGCCGGCGGGATTTCTCTCGCTGGCTTTTGTTAGGTTCAACGAACTTGGATCAGAGTTTCGCGGATGCGCTTGTGGTCCCCCATACACACGGGAAGAAAGTCGCACCAAGTGCACCACATGCCGGGTCGCTTGTAGAAATTCCCCGCTGCGGTTTCCCGGGCGACATGCGCGATCTTAGCAAGATACTCGGCAAGCTCAGCCGGCGACCGCTTCGACACATGCCATTCGATCTTCGGCTCTTTCCTCTTGATGAGGACGCAGAAGGCGACTTGTGAAGCCTCGGGATCGGCAAGTTGGTAGCACGTGAGCTGGTCTGACAGTACCACTTCATGGCGTTCGTAGGCGCGAGTTGCGGACTTGAAGTCGATGACAGTCCGGGTCCCGTCGATGTCCGCCACAAGATCTACGATGCCGACGAGGGGCAGGTCGAGGCTCGTGATTGAGAGCTCGAACCGCTTCTCGACCGCCGCGATGTTGGATAGTCGTGGCATCGCATCGAGAGCAAACCTCGCAAGTAGCACCTCCCCGGCCTGCCGAAGCTTGTCCCAGGTCCCCTTGCGTGAGTAATCTAGCTCGATCTCCCGAAGTGATGCCCAGTGGGCCTGGAACGCCGCCACGGGGTCTTCGCCAGAGCGAAAGAGACTGGCAAGAGCGTCATGCACTACAGA
This genomic window contains:
- a CDS encoding PD-(D/E)XK nuclease family protein, which encodes MTAEVVTLGQEESGEPGVSHISHSQLSKYLTCPEQYRLHYLERLRRRVPSANLAFGSVVHDALASLFRSGEDPVAAFQAHWASLREIELDYSRKGTWDKLRQAGEVLLARFALDAMPRLSNIAAVEKRFELSITSLDLPLVGIVDLVADIDGTRTVIDFKSATRAYERHEVVLSDQLTCYQLADPEASQVAFCVLIKRKEPKIEWHVSKRSPAELAEYLAKIAHVARETAAGNFYKRPGMWCTWCDFLPVCMGDHKRIRETLIQVR
- a CDS encoding DUF932 domain-containing protein, yielding MSRAPVDLSAHINQDVTRGHPADFPVSMVRLYRQDGGRYEQIPRRLAVARLDTGTVLAVVSERYRLIRHQAILDLVEQAIQTIDLGSVPRGVFVDRGGARLRAIYKFPALAKLVRGYGEICPCLKIQNSYDGRSRIAIHIGAFRFVCTNLAVGGGGVFAGGLVSVHAGEIPLEELSSQLVSYLEAFEAIVFLYSEWAERGIATEILSAVLDEMPSVAAAQLRQRFELGGVRTILDAYDAATDYATHRMGSIQAAFDLLARVNRSFQVHAPSTAGSTSLATDRTLTAI